The following nucleotide sequence is from Candidatus Poribacteria bacterium.
AAAGAACTTGACGGCGCGTTTGTCCTCGGGCTCCAGACTGGCGAACAGACCGTCGAAGTACTCGAACGTGAACCTGTCGTTGATGGGAAGCGCGCCTGGCGACTGCCAGAAGGGATGCGCCATCTGTTCATCCGTATGCAGTTGGGCGCAGCCCCAACCCTGAACGGTGACGCTCAGATACCGGTCGTCCTCGAATTCGACGAGGAGTTGATGCTTCGCCGGGAGCGTCTCGGCTCCGTTGTGGAGGCGGATGCGCTCGCCGCCTCCGCCCAGGACGAGGGAGTACCCGGGCTCGATGGCAGTGACGATGAAGGAACCGTGCGCTTTCGTCGCGCCGAAGGTTCTGCCCTGAAGGATCGACGCGTACTCCTCCGGCGATCGGGTGTAGAACGCGAACTTGTGGGGCGAGTTGCCGCGCATGCCCGACCGGATGGGCGTTCCGGCGAGCTCGGCGGTCATCTGACACGCGAGGGTCATCGCTTCCGGCAGTTCGATCATTTCCGCCCCTGCCTCCTGGGTCCGTGCCTGCACGAGCCGTGGTACCGGCGGCGCGACCATTCCGCCGTCTGCGCCAGTACGTGCGGCATCGGACGCGCTTCGTCAAGCCGCTCCGGGCCCTCACCTGACGGCGGCGGTTGCGTTTGCCCCTGACCGATTCCGCCGTTAGTATCACTACGGAATGAGCCGCTTCTGTGAACCGTCATCGGCTTTGGATTCGTTGATTCGGTGGGAGCGAAAGACGCGATGGAATGCGAGAGTTCGGGCTTATCTTACTGGACCGGCGGCGGGAGAGACCGCGATGATGGAGATTTACAAGAGCGTGGGCTCCGAACTCAAGTTGCTGAACGACATCATCCCCGGTTGTTGGGTTCGGCTGGATGACCCGAACCCGGCGGAGATCAATGACCTACACCAGAAGACCGGTATCCCGCACGACTTCCTCACCGCCCCCCTCGACACCGACGAACTCGCCCGCACGGAACGCGAAGACTCCTTCACGCTGATCCTGCTGCGAATCCCCTGCTTCCGCGGCAAAGAGGACCCGGTTCCCTACAACACGATCCCCCTCGGAATCGTCTTCGACAACGAGATCGTCGTGACCATCTGCTCCGTCGAGACGGAGCTCGTCCGCGAGATGACCGTCGGGTCGCTGCGCAACTTCTCGACGGCGAAGCGGAACCGGTTCGTGCTCCGCATCTTCCTTCGCGCGGCGACGCGATATCTCCAGTATCTCCGGGTCATTAACAAGGCGGTCGAGGCGGCGGAAGACCGACTCACCGAAGCGCAGCGGAACGAGGAGGTTCTTCAGCTCCTCAAGTTCGAGAAGAGCCTGACCTACTTCATGACGGCGCTGCGCGGCAACGACCTACTCATGGCACGGCTCCAGCGCAGCCAGATGTTCCAGGAATATCCCGAAGACGAAGACCTTCTCGAAGACGCCGTCATCGAGATGCGTCAGGCGATCGCGATGAACGAAGTCGCCCTCGGAATCTTGGGTCATCTCACCGAGGCGTTCTCGTCGATCATCTCGAACAATCTGAACGTCGTCGTGAAGTTCCTGACAGGCATCACGATCATCCTGACGTTCCCGACGATGATCGCCAGCTTCTACGGGATGAACGTCAAGCTCCCCTTCGAGGACTCGCAGTTCGCGTTCATCCTGGTTTCCGCCATTTCCGTGGGGCTGATCCTGGCGGGACTCTACGTCTTCTCCCGCAAAGACTGGCTGTAGCCCTCAGGGAACGACCGCCACGACGTCGATCTCGACGCACATGCCCTCCGGGAACCCACCCACGGCGATCGTCGTCCGCGCGGGCGGCGCGACGTTGAACCGCGCGAAGAACGCCTTGTACGCCGCGTTGAAGGTCGCCCATTTGCCGATCTCGTCGATGAACGCGCCGACGCGCACGGCATGGGCGAGCGAGGTCCCCGCCGCGTTGAGCGTCTCTTCGAGGTTCTCCAGCGTCTTGACCGTCTGCTTGGCGATATCGCCAGCGAACAGCAGTGTCCCCGATTCGAGGGGCCCCATGCCCGCCGTCCAGACGAGGTTCCCCACCTTGATCGCCTGGGAATAGGTTCCCATCGGCGCGCCGGCTTTCTGCGTCGAGATGACTTCCCGCATCGCGTGGTCTCCTGTGGTTGTGCGATAACGCCAACACGATCTGACCGTCAGCGCCAATCCGCCGTCGGCAGACCGTCACAGCTCCTGGAACGCTTCCCAGGTGAACTCAGCCTGCTTGAGGATGCTCCGCATCGTGCCGACTCGGACATCGCCTCGCGTGTAGGGCACGATAACCGTCAGCTTCCTCCCATCGACGTGCTTCGTGAACTTGACATGACTTCCTGATTGGCTGGAAATGGCAAAGCCTGTCCGAAGGAGTTTCTGGCGCACGACGCGATACGGAACCGGATTAGGTGGCATCCACTTCCACTTCGCGGAGCGTCACCTCCGGGACTGCGCCGGCATCCGGCTCCGACAGGTACAGCTCGATGGCGTCGCGGAGCATTCCGACAGCGTCATCTTCCGTGTCGCCTTGCGACGCGAGCTCCAGCTCGACGCACTGCGCGATATAGACGCCATCCTCTTGCCACACCCTCGCGGTGAACTTGCGCTTCATTGCCTCACCCCATTCCACAACGATCATAGGGCATCGCGCGCCGCGACGCGCAAGAACGGCTGCGTTACGTCCCCGACCGGAACCGCGCTCCCGTCCCCGAAGCTTCCGTCAACGCGATCCGTCCGCCAACGCAACGGGCCCCTCGGTTGGTCACGTCGCGCAAGGCACGGAGGATTCCCACCTCGCGAAGCCTGTTTCGGGATGAGTGCCCTATCACTCCTCATCCCGCTCTGGTTGGTACTCACGGATTCGGTCGCGCTGGACGATCCAGAGCCTTCCCGTGATGTCACGCCGCTCGAGGGCGTCGATCAACACCCGGCAGCAAGCCCAAAGGTCTTGATCCGATGGGTTGTGCGGGAGGCGCAGAACTGCGATGCCGCGATACTCCCACGGTGCGAAGATCAGCGGATTGCCGAAGTCCAAGTCGAGCGTGACCAGACACCGTCGCTCATCGTGGCATGCGGCGATCAACTCATGGTCACTTGCCGACGACATGCCTTGGCTCGACACCGTAGCCACGTCATGCCCCGCCAGCCGGAACATGCTTGCCCCGCGTTCGCCCAGATTCTCGTCCAGCTTGAGATTCACGCCGGGCGGTCCTGTGGCAACTCGACATAACGCTCGCGGGACATCTCAGCCCCGTAGGCGATGCACGCCAGTATATCCGCGTCTTCAATTCCCGGATAGTTCGACCGAATCTGCTCGAATGTCCAACCGCTCGCCAAGAAATCGAGAATGAGCGATACCCAGATACGGTGTCCCCTGATGCATGGTTTACCGAAACACACGTTCGGATGGATCGAGATGCGCTGCAGCAGGTCGCCGCGCTTCATCGTCGTCGCCTCTCCGTGGACGAAGGCGGTATGCGGTCCAGCCGTTGTTCATACCGAATCGTCGCGTTCCCTGCGGTTGGCGGCGTCACGTCCCCGAACGGAACCGCGCGCCCGTCCCGGACGCTTCCGTCAGCGAGATCGGGCCGTCGGCTCTGCCCAAGCGCTTTGCCTCTGCCCCAACAGGAAAACACCGCGCCAATGTGCGGCGGTGTTTCGGTCACGTCAGCGATAGGCGGCTTTCCGATGGTCAATGACGAAGACCCGGACGCTCCCTTCGGCGTCGTCAATCTCGTAGAGAACCCGATAGTCTCCCGCTCGAACGCGATACGAGTTCGCCTCGTTCGTCAGCTTCTTCACGCCACGAGGACGCGGATTCATGGAGAGAGAGCGGATCTTCCGTTGGATGCGAGCGCGAGCGGGAGGGGGAATCCGTTTCAGGTCGTCAAGAGCCGAGGGCTTGATGCTGACGCGGTACATTCCCACGCTCTCGCTTCTCCTTCCCCGCCAACTCCGCCAACTGCCGTTCTGCCTCCTCCCATGGGATGTCCGGCTCATGGCGGCGGGACCGCATCAACGCCGCGTCGAGGAGATCGTCGACTAACTCTCCCCAGATCGCCAGATCGATGACGATGGCAGTTTGATTGCCTTCGCCGTCTGTGAGGTATCGGATGCCTTTCATGAGTCGCCCCTTTATCGAGGATTTTATCATGGAACCCACCTCAAAACCGCCTGATGCGATGGGAACGCACGCCTGGTGGACGAATGCGAGGCATCTCCCCCTCAGCTCGACGGAGTGGGCAAGCGTCAGGGGCAAGCCGTCCATCACGTCCCCGAACGGAACCGCGCGCCCGTCCCCGACGCCTCCGTGAGGGCGATCCGTCCGGCGACGCACCGAGCCCCCTCGTACGGATCGTTCGCCACGAGCAAATGACCGTCCAGATCGACGTAGTCCACCAGCGGCGTCAACTGCGCCATCGACGCGATCCCGACGGATGATTCGATCATGCACCCCACCATGACGCGCATCGAGTGCGCGCGCGCCGCGCGGATCATCGACATCGCCTCGATGAGCCCGCCGCACTTGGCGAGCTTGATGTTGATCCCGTCCACGCACCCCGCCAGACGCGGAATATCCATCGACGTGCGCGCGCTCTCATCCGCGACGATGGGAACCGGCGACCGTTCGCGAACGAACCGCAAGCCGTCGAGGTCGTGCGCTTTCACCGGCTGCTCGACGAACTCGACCCCGAACGGAGCGAGCTCCTCGCACCGCTCCACCGCCTCGCGCGCCGTCCAAGCCGTGTTCGCATCGACCCGGATCGGCTTGTCCGTCACGTCGCGCAGGGCGCGCAGAACGTCCAGATCGTTGGAGCCGCCGACCTTCACCTTGAGGATCGCGTAGGGCTCCGCTTCGCGCGCCTTCGCCTGCATCGCGTCGAGCGTGTCCAGCCCAATCGTGTAGGACGTCTGCGGCACATGGGTCGGGTCCAAGCCCCAGAGTCGCCACAGCGGCTGGTTCACCCACCTGCCGAGGGCGTCCCAAAGGGCGCACTCGACCGCCGCGCGAGCCGCCGTGTTCCCGCCCAACGCCGCGCGCATCCGCGCCGAAGCCGTCTCGATGGGCGCGATGGGCGGCAGATCCGCCAGAACCGGAGCGTAGCGCTCCAGGGCGTGGCGCACCGTCTCGACGGTCTCGCCGTAGTAGGGTGTGGGAGCCGCTTCCCCGACGCCGCCGTCGACGCGCACGATGACGACGTGCCGTTCGGCGTCCGCCGCGCTGCGAGCCGTCCGGAAGGGCTGTCGGAGCCGCAGTGAGTAGACCGAGTGATCGATCTTCACGACGATGCCTCCAGCGCGTCGAGTAGGACATCGACGCCGAAGCGGATGGGATCCGTTGCCGAGAGCTCCGTTTCGTCCTGAACCCGCCGGACGGCAGCATGAGCGTCGGCTTCGGAGAGGTCGAACGTGTTCAGGGCGATGCCCACGACGCGCGACGGCAGGAGCCATCCCGCCGCCGTCTCGTAGAGCCGGACGAGGTCGGTCAAAGGCGGGATCGGAACCGTCTGCCGAGCGAGCACGGAACGCGACGGCTGGTGGCACAGGATCATGTCGGTCGGCAGCGTGCCGTGCAGGAGTCCCAGCGTCACGCCGGAATACGCCGGATGGATCAACGACCCCTGCCCTTCGACGAAGAGCCAATCCGCGCCAGTCGCCGCGCCTTCGAGGACGATCTCCTCGGTCGCTCCGGCGACGAAGTCGGACACGACGGCATCGACGGCGATCCCTCTGCCCGAAAGCATGATGCCGTTCTGACCCGTCGCGCAGAACGCCGACGACCATCCGCGCCGCTGCGCCCCGGCGTCCAGTTCGAGCGACGTGATCATCTTCCCGGTGCGGCAGTCGGAACCGACCGTCAGTACACGACGCGCCTTCACCTCGCGTGAGCGCTGCGTGCCGATGGGCAGATCGCGCGGCGGACGGCGGACATCCCAGATGCGGGAACCCGACTTGCGCGCCAAGGCGGCGAACTGAGCGTCATCCGCGAGGAACTGATGCAGTCCGCTCATCACGTGCAGCCCGCGCGACAAGGCGTCGGCGATGAACTCGCGCCAGAAGTCCGGCAGCGCTCCACCGGGCGGCGTGATGCCCAGCGTGAGGAGCGTCGGTTCCATCGCCATCGCGGCGTCGAGGTCCGCAACGACGGGCACGCCGTTGCCCACGCTGACGATCTCCGAGGCATCCTTGCCCGCGTGCTCGCTGTCGATGACGCAGACGATGTGCGGACGCTGGTACCGCAGCAGCGCGGCCGCCAGCTTCGACTGCAGCACGCCGAACGAGCGCTCGGCGAGGATCGCCATGCGCTCTTGGGTCGGGTCGAACGGGCGGATCATGCGGTCGATCTCCGTCGCGCTCAACGGGAATCTGGCTCCATGGATTCCCACGCTGGGAAGGAGCCTCTGGTTCCTTCTCCCCTTGTGGGAGAAGGTTAGGATGAGGGGTCCGAGCGCATCACGTTCATCACGGATCGCTAGAACACGATGCCCGTGTCGAGGTAGAGGTTCATGTCCCGGAAGACGGTGACCGTGTAGGTCACCAGCACCTGGAGAACCCACGGAAGGAGGAGGAGCAGAACGGCGGTGATCGCCAGGATCTTCGGGATGAAGGTGAGTGTGAGCTCGTGAATCTGGGTGATCGCCTGCAGGATGCTGACGAGCAGCCCGACGACCAGAGCGGTTCCCAAGACGGGAGCCGACACGAGCATCGCCGTCAGAAACGCCTCGCGCACGATCGTCGTCACTAACTCCAGCGACACGGCGCTCTGTCTCCTTCACGCCCAGAGGCTACCACATCGCCCGCCCAAACGCTTGCCGCGCTTTGTTCCAGAGATGGGTGACAGTCCCGTAGGGGCGGGTCTCAGACCCGCCCCTACAACCGAGCGATGCCTCCACGAAATGACCATTTGGCGTCGTCACCGGAAGCTCGTCACCAGCGACGTCACCAGCAGGTTCCAGCCGTCGGCGAGCACGAACAGCAGCAGCTTGAGCGGCAGCGAGATCATCAACGGCGGCAACATCATCACGCCGATCGACATGAGCGCCGACGCCACCACCAGATCGACCACGACGAACGGGAGATAGACGAAGAACGCGAGTTGGAACGCCGTCTTGAGCTCGCTGATGATGAACGCCGGGATGAGAACGAGCGTCCCCACCTCGGACTCGTTCGCCGGGTTGGGCGACTGCGACAGGCGCACCATGAGCGCCAGGTCGCGTTCTCTCGTCTGCCGGAACATGAACGCGCGCAGCGGAACCAACGCCCGCTGGAACGCCACCGGCTGCGTGATCTCGCTCTTGAGATAGGGCTGCAAGGCGTTCTGGTTGATGTCCGTCCAAGTCGGCAGCATGATGTACATCGTCAGGAACAGCGACAAGCCGATCATGATCTGGTTCGGCGGCATCTGCTGCGTGCCGAGCGCCTGGCGCAGGAACGACAGCACGATGACGATCCGCGTGAAGGACGTCATCATGATTAGGATGCTGGGAGCCAGCGATAGGACGGTCAGGAAGAAGAGGATCTGGAGGTTGCTGGCGAAGTTGCGCGGCTCGCCGTCCCCCGTGCTGATGCGAAAGTTGATGTCCGGGATGGTCGGAACCGACGGCACGCTGACGGGAGCCTGTTGGCGCTGGGTCTGAGCTCCGGCGTCCGTCGAGAACAGGAGCCCCAGCACCACGCAGACGCACAACGTCGCGCACCATCGAATGAGACGGCGTCGCCGGAGCCCGCCGCCCGTTCCTGGCGCGAATCCTCGGCGCATCCGCATCTCCGAGGGCAACGCTGAAAGCATCATGCGTCGGGGTCGCCTGCTTTGCGGAGCCATTGTCGGAAGGACGGCATCGACGTCAGCCCGGTGGCTCCCATGCGCGGGGCATCCCGCCGCAGTTGGTCGGCGGCGGTCGGATCTTCGATCTCGGACAGCGCCGTGACCGTGTGGTCCGTGACGCCCAGCACGACGACCGTGCCCGCGATGTCAACGATGCTGAGGAACTGGGTCTGTCCGATGGGAACGCGAGCGAGAACGCTGACGACCGTGCTGCGGTTCTGCTGAGCCTGACCCGAGATGCGACGCAGCACGTAAGCCAGCGCCAGAACCACCGCCAACACGACCACCAGCGCCACGATCACCCGCAGCAGGGCTCCCGTGACGCTCGTGCCGGTTTCGGGAGCTTCTCCGGCGGCTTCGCTCAGCCGCCGCTGGAACTCGGTCGGCTCTGTCGTCGTGGTCTGGGCGAGCACAACGCCGACGTCCAGGGCGAGCAACAGGCTGCACACTACAACGCCCCAGGCGGCAAATCGCCAGAACGTTGCGCCCTGGAAGCGCGCCGTCATCGAAGGCTCCGAATCCGCTCCATTCGCGTGGCGATCTGCGTCACCTGAACGCCGACCGTGCCTTCGGGGGTCGTGACGATCTGACCGTTGGCGACCAGCTTTCCGTTGACGTACAGATCGACGGCGTCGCCGTCGCTCTTGTTGAGGCGGATCATCGATCCAGAACCCAGCTTGAGGACGTCACGGAGCGACATCCGTACCTCTCCGAGCTGGACCTGAACGGAGAGCGGGATGTCCAACACCATCTCGATGTTCGCGCTACCGGCGTCCGAGTCGCCGTTTTCCGTCAACGAACCTGCGTTGTTCTCTGCCATCGGGTGTCCTCAGTAGGGGTACGGTTGTTCAGCTCCGGCGTCATCCCAGCCGGTTCTAGAAGATCAAAGGTCGAGGGCGTTCGCCTCGCCGGTGATTTCGACGGCTTTGCGCCGATTGACGGTTCCCAGCCGCCCCATGAAGGTCGGCTGCCTCTCCACGCACACGACGACTTGCAGGGAACCGTCGTCATCGGCGACCAGGTCCCAGTTGCTCAGCTCTAGGGTGTCTCCCTCCTCGATCTCGAGGAGCCGATGAACCGTGATATCCGCAGGCGGGAGCACCACCTGAACCCGCAGAGGCACGATGTCGGACAGCGGGCTCTTGAGCGGATCGATGTGCTCGTCTGAGACCGTCCTCCGCGTCCCAGCGGCTTGCGCGGCGGACAGGGGAATGCCCAGCAGCAGCGTGCCCACAGCCAGGTCCTCGATCGCGACCTCGAAGTCGGCGATGAACATCCGCTCCGTTGGCGACATGTCATCGACCGTATAGGTGAACTGGGCTTCCTGGACGACCTCCCACTCCGATTCCGGGATCAACTGGCGCCAGGCGCGCGATAGCTCGGCGGAGAAGGAATCGAAGATGCCGCTGAGGAACCGCTGCTCCAGCTCACTCAACGGTCGCGTCTCCACCGGAGGGTGCCCCTTGCCGCCCATGAGAAGGTCCACCGACGAAAAGGCGATGCTCTGGGAGAGATCAATCACCGCTCGGTTCCGTCGCGCCCCGACTGCGTAGACGCACAGGATGCTGGGGCTGTCGACACGCTCGATGAACGTCGTGAACGTCCCGGACGTGAGCTCGCCGGTCGTCACATGCGCGGTTCGCTTGAGACGCGCGGAGAGCCGTTCCTCCAGCAAGGCGCGGGTGTACGACTGACAGATCCTCGCGGCGCCGAACAAGCCGCTGTGGGGGTCCACGCTCGGCGCTTCGTTCGGGTTGGAGGCGTCGTTGTGAGGCTCTTCGCCTTGAATGCGCGCGAGCTCCTCGTGCTCCTCCGGACTGAACTGCGAACTGCCAGCCATCACTGCCCGTCCTTGGGTGTCGGCTTCGTCGAGTACGTCGATACCACGCCTGGCTACTGGCTCGGGGCTGCCGTGGATGCGCCGGGCGTTGCGGCTGCGCCGGGCGTTGCGGCTGCGCCGGGTGTTGCGGCTGCGCCGGGTGTCGCCGAGAACTCCTTGAACTTGACGAGGATCTCGATCCGCCGGTTCTGTCCCCGCCCGTCTTCCGTCGTGTTGTCGGCGACGGGGACGTGCTCGCCGTATCCTGCGGCGGAGATTTGCTGCGGAGGAATCCCCATCGTCTCGAAGATGCGCAGAACATTGTTCGCGCGCTCCGTAGCCAAGCCTCGGTTGTCTTTGTACCGCGCTTTCGTCGCCCCGCCAAGAGGGACGTTGTCCGTGTGACCCGACACGACGATCTCATGCCCCTCGTTGACGAATGGCATCAGGTTGGTGCGGATGACGTCCTGGAGCTTGGGAACCGAGTCGGCGGGCAGATCCGCGACGCCCGAGGCGAACTTGGCGAACTGCTCCTGGAGCTCGATCTTGAGTCCCTGGGTCGTCACCTCCGCCTTGATCCCCTGTTGCTGCTGGGCGATGCGCAGAGCCGTCTTCTCGAACTTCTCCTTCGTCTCCTGAGAGACGAGAACCTTCGCGGTTCGTCCGCTGCCCGGCGTATCCGCGCCGGACCGTGTCGAATCCGGCGAGTTGAGCTGCTGCTCAGCCGGCATGTTCCCGGCGTTCATGGAGCCGGATTCGCTCGTGATGGACCCGCCGCTCACCAGCACGCCGGCTCCCGACGAGCCGCCGGGCCCAAACGCCCCGCCCATTGCCGCGAAGAAGTCCTTGAGCTTCGCTTCATCGAACGAAGCGATGGACATCAGGAAGACGAAGAACGTCAGCAGAAGCGTGACCATGTCCGCGTAGGTATTCATCCACCCATCGGTGCGGACTTCTTTTTTCTGCCGCTGACGCATGTGCAGCCCCTAACCCGGGCAAGACGCCCGGCGAATCTACGCCGCAGAGGATGTGCCCGTCTGGACTTCTGCGCGCCGCGCCGGCGGCAGGTACATGCCGAGCCGTTCGCCCATGATCTTCGGCGCGGCGCTCTCGCGGATGCCCTGGCTCACCAAGATGACGCCTTCGATGATGAGTCGTCTATAGGCGTATTCCGCTTCGTTCGTCGTTCGTAGCTTGCCGGCGAACGGCAACCCGATCAGGTTCGCCACCATGGAGCCATAGAACGTCGTGATGAGCGCGACCGCCATACCGCTGGAGATCGCTGCGACGGCGCTGCCGCCTTCGCCTCCCAGTCCCTGCAGCATCGCGACGAGACCAATGAGCGTCCCGATCATCCCGTATGCGGGTCCGTAGGCAGCCACAGCCATGAAGAAGGATTCGCCCAGGGTATGGCGTTGCTGCGTGAACTCCAGCTCCGTCTCCATCGCGTAGCGGATCTGGTCGTCCGGAATGGCGCTGGCGACCAGCTCGATACCCCGGCGCATGAACGAATCCGGTATCTCAGCCGCCATCGCTTCCAGAACCGCGTTGCCGCGTCGCACACCCTGGTTGGTCATCTCGATCATCCGGTTGATGATCGGAATCGGGTCGTACTCCTTCGCCTGGAACATCACCGGCACGATCTTGAGTATCGCAAGGACGTCTTTCAGCGGGAAGTTGATCAGCAGCGCCGCCAGAATGCCGCCGCCGACAATCATCATCGACGGGACATCCACGAACGCCATGATCGACACGCCGGCGATAGGGATCGATACAACAACGGCGCCCACGCCAAGGATCAACCCTATAAGTGTCGCGATATCCATGCACTACCCTCCAGAGAGTTCGAACCTCTAGCGGCCCTGCTTGCGAGCCTCGAGGATATCCAAGAGCGACTGCTTGCGCATCTGTCGCTGTCGCGCCATCGCGGGATCGTCGACGATGTCCTCTTCCTCGTCCTCACCCGATCCGAGGATCGCATCGAACACCTTCGCCGCGTCGCGATCCTTCATGTTCAGGAGTACGGAGCGCGCCTGGTCGGACGGCAGAGACAAGAGCAGCTCAGCCGCCCGCTTCGGAGACATCCGCGCGTAGACCTTCGCCAGCTTGCGGATGTCCTCTTGGCTTGTCGCCGAGGATGGAGCCACCGGAGCCGACGGTGTCGTTGTCGCCGCCACCGGCGCGGGGCTCTCCACCCCCGACGGCTGCGCAGGCGATGCTCCCGTAGCCGATCCGACCGATGGCTCCGGCGTCGTTCCTTCGGTTCCCGGAGCGCCAGGAGTCTCCACGACGGACGGCTCTGGAACCACGCCGGGAACTCCTAGCACATCCAGCGCCACCGTCGCCCGGTCCTGAACGCCGACCCCCTTCTCCTGCCCCTCGAGGTTCCTCGCGCTGAGCGTCCGAGAAACGATCTCGACAGCCACCTGGCTCGTGGAGGCAGCGGGAGCCGGCACATAGCTCACCGTGTACGCGTCATCCGTCGCCGTCAGGAGACCGCCGTTCGCAAGCTCGCCCTGCGGCGCGGAAGCCATCAGGACATCGTTCTCCATCGGCTTGCCGTCGAACCCGATCACTCGCGCTTCGATGGACACCGGCGATGCGCCGTCCGCTCGCGCAGGCATGCCGTCGGTCAACGTCCGCACCAGGATTCCCGCCGCGCGGATGTTGGCGACCATCCGGTTGTCTCGGACCGGCGTGGCGTTCCCGTGAGAGCGGAAGAACATGAGCTTCGCACCGTCGGGAGCAGCAAGCCGCGCGTCGTAGTCGTATT
It contains:
- a CDS encoding motility protein A (Homolog of MotA, appears to be involved in motility on surfaces and under different ionic conditions. With MotS (a MotB homolog) forms the ion channels that couple flagellar rotation to proton/sodium motive force across the membrane and forms the stator elements of the rotary flagellar machine.); translated protein: MDIATLIGLILGVGAVVVSIPIAGVSIMAFVDVPSMMIVGGGILAALLINFPLKDVLAILKIVPVMFQAKEYDPIPIINRMIEMTNQGVRRGNAVLEAMAAEIPDSFMRRGIELVASAIPDDQIRYAMETELEFTQQRHTLGESFFMAVAAYGPAYGMIGTLIGLVAMLQGLGGEGGSAVAAISSGMAVALITTFYGSMVANLIGLPFAGKLRTTNEAEYAYRRLIIEGVILVSQGIRESAAPKIMGERLGMYLPPARRAEVQTGTSSAA